The following are encoded together in the Streptomyces flavofungini genome:
- a CDS encoding VWA domain-containing protein has translation MTVSSLSKGANLPVGASAVRVELAWGEGVGGPTADASALLLSATGRVRDDADFVFYNQPRHASGAVRHLGKQSADGVTTDTVEVDLRSLEPAVERVLLCASADGGTFGQLTGLVLRLLDASTGGEVARFEMTATSETAFIGGELYLRGGQWKFRAVGQGYDSGLAGLATDFGITVDEEEPVAQEGRQPPSSGASAQPVVPAQSAALARPVAPAPPVPVPPPAPPAPASAPRLTKGEEQLPVDMRKRLSLRKEQVAVSLRKHGAEGVTARVILVLDASGSMSFLYSKGIVADVVERMAAVAAQLDDDGEMQAWTFASHPARLPDLRLGELPDWLKFHVRVGEVSIFRRGKRKKGLRDDQVDMRDVGIQNEEQRVIAQVRAYVRENPAAAPTLVLFFSDGGVYRNNEIERELRDAVEEPIFWQFVGLGKSNYGVLERFDTLPGRRVDNVGFFAVDDISTVPDPELYDRLLSEFPDWIKAAKREGIL, from the coding sequence ATGACTGTCAGTTCCTTGAGCAAGGGCGCCAATCTTCCCGTCGGGGCGTCGGCGGTGCGTGTGGAGCTTGCCTGGGGGGAGGGGGTGGGCGGGCCCACCGCCGATGCCTCGGCGCTGTTGCTCAGTGCGACCGGGCGCGTGCGGGACGACGCTGACTTCGTCTTCTACAACCAGCCGCGGCACGCCTCCGGCGCCGTGCGGCACCTGGGGAAGCAGAGTGCCGACGGCGTCACCACGGACACGGTCGAGGTGGATCTGCGGTCCCTGGAGCCCGCCGTCGAGCGGGTGTTGCTGTGCGCCTCGGCCGACGGCGGGACGTTCGGGCAGCTCACTGGGCTGGTGTTGCGGTTGCTCGACGCCTCTACAGGGGGTGAGGTGGCCCGGTTCGAGATGACCGCCACGTCGGAGACGGCTTTCATAGGTGGTGAGTTGTATCTGCGGGGCGGGCAGTGGAAGTTCCGCGCGGTGGGGCAGGGGTACGACTCCGGGCTCGCCGGGCTCGCCACGGACTTCGGGATCACGGTGGACGAGGAGGAGCCGGTTGCTCAGGAGGGCCGGCAGCCGCCGTCCTCCGGGGCGTCGGCTCAGCCTGTCGTTCCGGCGCAGTCCGCTGCCCTCGCCCGACCCGTCGCCCCCGCCCCGCCCGTGCCCGTCCCGCCCCCCGCGCCCCCCGCGCCCGCCTCCGCCCCCCGCCTCACCAAGGGCGAGGAGCAGCTCCCCGTCGACATGCGCAAGCGGCTCTCCCTGCGCAAGGAGCAGGTGGCCGTCAGTCTGCGCAAGCACGGGGCGGAAGGGGTCACGGCGCGCGTCATTCTCGTACTCGATGCCTCCGGGTCCATGTCGTTCCTGTACTCCAAGGGCATCGTGGCCGACGTGGTGGAGCGGATGGCCGCCGTGGCCGCGCAGTTGGACGACGACGGGGAGATGCAGGCCTGGACGTTCGCGTCGCATCCCGCGCGGTTGCCGGATCTGCGGCTCGGGGAGCTCCCGGACTGGCTGAAGTTCCACGTCCGCGTCGGTGAGGTGAGCATCTTCCGGCGGGGCAAGCGGAAGAAGGGCCTGCGGGACGATCAGGTCGACATGCGCGACGTGGGCATCCAGAACGAGGAGCAGCGGGTGATCGCCCAAGTCCGGGCGTACGTACGGGAGAACCCGGCCGCCGCGCCCACGCTGGTGCTGTTCTTCTCCGACGGGGGTGTCTACCGCAACAACGAGATCGAGCGTGAGCTCCGGGACGCCGTGGAGGAGCCGATCTTCTGGCAGTTCGTGGGGCTCGGCAAGTCCAACTACGGGGTGCTCGAACGATTCGACACGCTGCCGGGCCGCCGCGTGGACAACGTCGGCTTCTTCGCGGTGGACGACATCAGCACGGTGCCGGATCCGGAGCTGTACGACCGGCTGCTGTCCGAGTTCCCGGACTGGATCAAGGCCGCGAAGCGGGAGGGGATCCTCTGA
- a CDS encoding metallophosphoesterase, which translates to MTQGAGQGPEVRTATLRDFRVPAYVYEGVRETGRDAAEGVEAQEPVAEQVAEQGQGAVGGQAPLPAAGQGQAPHAGQAPPAAPHAGLAPAAAGQPPAPGHTAPQAPARLSAHVPAQAGPVERLGAAAPAPVQTQSSAPRPVAHRDPAHTVAHAAPTRPTAQNAPAHPGSAGETPEGYTPTERDLPIINRGDTVQVEVREMPEPPPAPDAEGMGPLYVVGDVHGYLDELVAALADEGIIDADGRWSAGNTRLWFLGDFTDRGPDGIGVIDLVMRLSAEAAAAGGYCKALMGNHELLLIGAKKFGDTPVNSGAGTATFQAAWLLNGGQKTDMERLEDHHLQWMARLDAIEEEDGHLLVHSDTTAYLDYGDSIEEVNDTIHEALTRNDADEYWDLFRKFTKRFAFRDDSGPAAVRELLDMYGGARIVHGHSPIPYLLGEVGSEYDGDDDGRPVIEGPHVYADGLAIAMDGGVTMAGKLLVCRLPLES; encoded by the coding sequence ATGACTCAGGGGGCCGGTCAGGGACCCGAGGTGCGGACGGCGACGCTGCGCGACTTCCGCGTGCCCGCGTACGTCTATGAAGGCGTCCGTGAGACCGGCCGGGATGCCGCGGAGGGCGTCGAGGCCCAGGAGCCCGTGGCCGAGCAGGTGGCTGAGCAGGGGCAGGGTGCCGTGGGCGGGCAGGCTCCGCTTCCGGCCGCCGGGCAGGGGCAGGCGCCCCACGCCGGGCAGGCCCCGCCCGCCGCGCCCCACGCCGGGCTGGCCCCCGCCGCCGCAGGCCAGCCCCCCGCCCCCGGGCACACCGCCCCCCAGGCGCCCGCCCGCCTCTCCGCTCACGTACCCGCACAGGCCGGTCCGGTGGAGCGGCTCGGCGCCGCCGCCCCCGCCCCCGTACAGACGCAGTCTTCGGCCCCCCGTCCCGTGGCACACCGGGACCCGGCGCACACCGTGGCGCACGCCGCCCCCACGCGCCCCACGGCGCAGAACGCGCCCGCGCACCCCGGCTCCGCCGGTGAGACCCCCGAGGGCTACACGCCCACCGAACGCGATCTGCCGATCATCAACCGCGGCGACACCGTGCAGGTCGAGGTGCGCGAGATGCCCGAGCCGCCGCCCGCGCCCGACGCGGAGGGCATGGGCCCGCTGTACGTCGTCGGCGACGTGCACGGCTATCTGGACGAGCTGGTCGCCGCCCTCGCCGACGAAGGCATCATCGACGCGGACGGACGCTGGTCCGCGGGCAACACCCGGCTCTGGTTCCTCGGTGACTTCACCGACCGCGGGCCCGACGGCATCGGCGTCATCGACCTCGTGATGCGCCTGTCCGCCGAGGCCGCCGCCGCCGGCGGCTACTGCAAGGCCCTCATGGGCAACCACGAACTGCTGCTCATCGGCGCCAAGAAGTTCGGCGACACCCCCGTCAACTCCGGCGCGGGCACCGCCACGTTCCAGGCCGCCTGGCTCCTCAACGGCGGCCAGAAGACCGACATGGAGCGCCTGGAGGACCACCACCTGCAGTGGATGGCACGCCTCGACGCCATCGAGGAGGAGGACGGGCATCTGCTCGTGCACTCCGACACCACCGCCTACCTCGACTACGGCGACTCCATCGAAGAGGTCAACGACACCATCCACGAGGCGCTCACGCGCAACGACGCGGACGAATACTGGGACCTGTTCCGCAAGTTCACCAAACGCTTCGCCTTCCGCGACGACTCCGGCCCCGCGGCCGTGCGCGAACTCCTCGACATGTACGGCGGCGCCCGCATCGTCCACGGCCACAGCCCCATCCCGTACCTTCTCGGCGAGGTCGGCTCCGAGTACGACGGCGACGACGACGGCCGCCCGGTCATCGAGGGCCCGCACGTGTACGCCGACGGCCTGGCCATCGCCATGGACGGTGGCGTGACCATGGCCGGAAAGCTGCTGGTCTGCCGACTCCCGCTGGAGAGCTGA
- a CDS encoding LacI family DNA-binding transcriptional regulator, translating to MTAAGKHQVSRAETARRGNRQSRAGIRDVAAAAGVSITTVSDALNGKGRLPDATRRHVREVADRLGYRPSAAARTLRTGKSGLIGLTVTTYGDEPFTFTEFAYFAEMARAATSAALARGYALVILPATSRRSPVDVWSNVALDGTVVVDPSDHDPVVSELVRQGLPVVSDGRPAGSLPVTAWVDNDHEAAVLEILEHLAAAGARRIGLLTGTTTDTYTHLSTTAYLRWCERVGQDPVYESYPAHDPCAGAVAADRLLARPDRPDAVYGLFDPNGTDLLAAARRYGLRVPDDLLLVCCSESTVYATTEPPITTLSLKPRRIGTAVVQLLIDAIEGLDAGRPIEQVIPTELIVRTSSERRPPRTTVSPPRSPGQG from the coding sequence ATGACAGCAGCAGGGAAGCACCAGGTGAGCCGAGCGGAGACCGCCCGCCGGGGCAACCGGCAGAGCCGAGCAGGCATCAGAGACGTCGCCGCCGCAGCCGGTGTCTCGATCACGACTGTCTCCGACGCGCTCAACGGCAAGGGGCGGCTGCCCGACGCCACGCGACGCCATGTCCGCGAGGTCGCCGACCGCCTGGGCTACCGCCCGTCGGCCGCGGCCCGAACACTCCGTACCGGGAAGTCGGGCCTCATCGGCCTCACCGTGACGACGTACGGGGATGAACCTTTCACCTTCACGGAATTCGCGTACTTCGCGGAGATGGCGAGAGCCGCGACCTCGGCCGCGCTCGCCCGGGGCTACGCCCTGGTCATCCTCCCCGCCACCTCGCGCCGCAGCCCGGTCGACGTGTGGTCGAACGTCGCCCTCGACGGCACCGTCGTCGTCGACCCCTCCGACCACGACCCGGTGGTCAGCGAGCTGGTGCGACAGGGGCTCCCGGTGGTCTCCGACGGGCGGCCCGCCGGGTCGCTGCCGGTCACGGCCTGGGTCGACAACGACCACGAGGCCGCGGTCCTGGAGATCCTCGAACACCTCGCGGCCGCCGGGGCACGCCGCATCGGCCTCCTCACCGGCACCACCACGGACACCTACACCCACCTCTCCACCACCGCCTATCTGCGCTGGTGCGAGCGCGTGGGTCAGGATCCGGTGTACGAGTCCTACCCGGCGCACGACCCGTGCGCGGGCGCCGTCGCCGCCGACCGACTGCTCGCCAGGCCCGACCGGCCCGACGCCGTGTACGGCCTGTTCGACCCCAACGGCACCGACCTGCTCGCCGCGGCCCGCCGCTACGGCCTGCGCGTACCGGACGACCTGCTGCTGGTGTGCTGCAGCGAGTCGACCGTGTACGCCACCACCGAGCCGCCCATCACCACGCTCTCCCTGAAGCCCCGACGGATCGGCACCGCCGTCGTCCAGCTCCTCATCGACGCCATCGAGGGCCTCGACGCGGGCCGGCCCATCGAGCAGGTGATACCGACCGAACTGATCGTGCGCACCTCGTCCGAGCGACGTCCGCCACGTACGACGGTCAGCCCGCCGCGTTCGCCCGGCCAGGGCTGA
- the hisC gene encoding histidinol-phosphate transaminase: MSETSPRLRAELEGIPAYKPGRNAETGEGGGPVVYKLSSNENPYPPLPGVMERAIAAAGSFNRYPDYGCDRLLNEIADRFGVPVSHVATGVGSVGLSQQLVTATVTPGDEVVYAWRSFEGYPVVTTVGGGKSVMVPLAPGEVHDLDAMADAITDRTRLIFVCNPNNPTGTVVKKADLVRFLDRVPKNILVVIDEAYVEFVRDPETPNGLDLYRDRPNVCVLRTFSKAYGLAGLRVGFAIAHEPVAAALRKTAVPFGVNQLAQDAAVESLRSEDELLGRVGALLGERTRVQDALRGQGWTVPETQANFVWLRLGDRTMDFAASCETAGVIVRPYPGEGVRVTIGETEGNDIFLKTAEAFRKEL; the protein is encoded by the coding sequence GTGAGCGAGACGAGCCCCAGGCTGCGCGCCGAGCTGGAGGGTATCCCCGCCTACAAGCCGGGCAGGAACGCCGAGACCGGCGAGGGCGGCGGCCCCGTCGTGTACAAGCTGTCCTCCAACGAGAACCCCTATCCGCCGCTTCCCGGCGTCATGGAGCGCGCGATCGCCGCGGCCGGCTCCTTCAACCGTTACCCGGACTACGGCTGCGACCGCCTCCTGAACGAGATCGCCGACCGCTTCGGGGTGCCCGTCTCGCACGTCGCCACCGGCGTCGGCTCGGTCGGCCTCTCGCAGCAGCTGGTCACGGCGACGGTCACGCCGGGCGACGAAGTGGTGTACGCCTGGCGGTCCTTCGAGGGGTACCCGGTCGTCACCACGGTCGGCGGCGGCAAGTCCGTGATGGTGCCGCTGGCGCCGGGGGAGGTCCACGACCTCGACGCGATGGCCGACGCGATCACCGACCGCACCCGCCTGATCTTCGTCTGCAACCCGAACAACCCCACCGGCACGGTCGTGAAGAAGGCCGACCTGGTGCGGTTCCTGGACCGGGTGCCGAAGAACATCCTGGTCGTGATCGACGAGGCGTACGTGGAGTTCGTCCGCGACCCCGAGACGCCCAACGGCCTCGATCTGTACCGGGACCGGCCGAACGTCTGCGTCCTGCGCACCTTCTCCAAGGCGTACGGCCTCGCCGGTCTGCGGGTCGGCTTCGCGATCGCCCACGAGCCGGTGGCCGCGGCGCTGCGCAAGACCGCGGTGCCGTTCGGTGTGAACCAGCTCGCGCAGGACGCGGCCGTGGAGTCGCTGCGCTCCGAGGACGAGCTGCTCGGCCGCGTGGGCGCGCTGCTCGGGGAGCGGACGCGGGTGCAGGACGCGCTGCGGGGGCAGGGCTGGACGGTGCCCGAGACCCAGGCGAACTTCGTCTGGCTGCGTCTTGGCGACCGGACGATGGATTTCGCGGCCAGCTGTGAGACGGCCGGCGTGATCGTGCGGCCGTACCCGGGCGAGGGGGTCCGGGTCACGATCGGCGAGACCGAGGGCAACGACATCTTCCTGAAGACGGCGGAGGCGTTCCGCAAGGAGCTGTAG
- a CDS encoding cytochrome ubiquinol oxidase subunit I yields the protein MDLALAPETLARWQFGITTVYHFLFVPLTISLAALTAILETAWVRTGKEHYLRATKFWGKLFLINIAMGVVTGIVQEFQFGMNWSDYSRFVGDVFGAPLAFEALIAFFFESTFIGLWIFGWDKLPKKLHCATIWMVSIGTILSAYFIIAANAFMQHPVGYRITERDGTKRAELTDFAQVLFQETTLVNFFHVIAATILVGGAFVTGIAIFHLRKKQHIRTMRMSLRLGLVTAFVGTLLTVISADTLGKVMYEQQPMKMSAAEALWESEKPAPFSLFAYGDVAKGHNEVAIEIPGVLSFLAKNNFSAEIPGINDLNKEAQEKFGPGDYRPNIPTAYWSYRWMIGFGGVSMALCTAGLWLTRRKFWLAPEHHTDADDVPKLMLTKNKELAPKLGIWWWRLSQWTLIFPLIGTAWGWIFTETGRQPWVVYGVLKTEDAVSPGVSQGEVLTSLIVFTLIYAILAVIEVRLLLKYVRKGPPELTEADLNPPTKIGGPPGGASADSDSDADADRPMAFSY from the coding sequence GTGGACCTGGCTCTGGCGCCGGAAACACTGGCGCGATGGCAGTTCGGCATCACCACCGTCTACCACTTCCTCTTCGTCCCCCTGACGATCTCCCTGGCCGCCCTCACGGCGATCCTTGAGACGGCGTGGGTGCGGACGGGCAAGGAGCACTACCTCAGAGCGACCAAGTTCTGGGGCAAGCTGTTCCTGATCAACATCGCGATGGGCGTCGTCACCGGCATCGTGCAGGAGTTCCAGTTCGGCATGAACTGGTCCGACTACTCCCGCTTCGTCGGCGACGTCTTCGGCGCCCCGCTGGCCTTCGAGGCCCTGATCGCCTTCTTCTTCGAGTCGACCTTCATCGGGCTGTGGATCTTCGGCTGGGACAAGCTGCCGAAGAAGCTGCACTGCGCCACGATCTGGATGGTGTCGATCGGCACGATCCTGTCGGCGTACTTCATCATCGCGGCGAACGCCTTCATGCAGCACCCGGTCGGCTACAGGATCACCGAGCGGGACGGCACGAAGCGCGCCGAGCTGACCGACTTCGCGCAGGTGCTCTTCCAGGAGACGACGCTCGTCAACTTCTTCCACGTGATCGCGGCGACCATCCTGGTCGGCGGCGCCTTCGTGACCGGCATCGCGATCTTCCACCTGCGCAAGAAGCAGCACATCCGCACCATGCGGATGTCGCTGCGGCTCGGCCTGGTCACCGCGTTCGTCGGCACCCTGCTCACCGTGATCAGCGCGGACACGCTCGGCAAGGTCATGTACGAGCAGCAGCCGATGAAGATGTCGGCCGCCGAGGCCCTGTGGGAGTCCGAGAAGCCGGCACCGTTCTCGCTCTTCGCGTACGGCGATGTCGCCAAGGGCCACAACGAGGTCGCCATAGAGATCCCCGGGGTCCTCTCCTTCCTCGCCAAGAACAACTTCAGCGCGGAGATCCCCGGCATCAACGACCTCAACAAGGAAGCCCAGGAGAAGTTCGGCCCCGGCGACTACCGGCCCAACATCCCCACCGCGTACTGGTCCTACCGCTGGATGATCGGCTTCGGCGGCGTCTCGATGGCCCTGTGCACCGCCGGACTCTGGCTCACCAGGCGGAAGTTCTGGCTCGCCCCGGAGCACCACACCGACGCGGACGACGTGCCGAAGCTGATGCTCACCAAGAACAAGGAGCTGGCGCCGAAGCTCGGGATCTGGTGGTGGCGGCTCTCGCAGTGGACGCTGATCTTCCCCCTCATCGGCACCGCCTGGGGCTGGATCTTCACCGAGACGGGCCGTCAGCCCTGGGTCGTCTACGGCGTCCTGAAGACCGAGGACGCGGTCTCCCCCGGTGTCTCGCAGGGTGAGGTCCTCACCTCGCTGATCGTCTTCACGCTGATCTACGCGATCCTCGCCGTCATCGAGGTCAGGCTGCTGCTCAAGTACGTCAGGAAGGGCCCGCCCGAGCTGACCGAGGCCGACCTCAACCCGCCCACCAAGATCGGCGGCCCGCCCGGCGGGGCGAGCGCGGACAGCGACTCCGACGCCGATGCCGACCGGCCCATGGCCTTCTCGTACTAA
- the cydB gene encoding cytochrome d ubiquinol oxidase subunit II — protein MELHDVWFVLIAVLWIGYFFLEGFDFGVGVLTKLLARNRTEKRVLINTIGPVWDGNEVWLLSAGGATFAAFPEWYATLFSGFYLPLLLILICLIVRGVAFEYRAKRPEERWQTNWEHAIFWTSLLPALLWGVAFGNIVRGVKIDAQKEYVGDFWDLLNPYSILGGLVTLALFTFHGAVFTALKTVGDIRMRARKLALALGLITAVLALGFLGWTQVDNGDGKSLAAMIVAVVALVAAVVAIQLGREGWSFAFSGLTVVAAVAMLFLTLFPNVMPSSLNEDWSLTVTNASSTPYTLKIMTWCAGIATPVVLLYQSWTYWVFRKRIGTQHIAPDVPVDAAH, from the coding sequence ATGGAACTGCACGACGTCTGGTTCGTCCTGATCGCCGTCCTGTGGATCGGCTACTTCTTCCTCGAAGGCTTCGACTTCGGGGTGGGCGTCCTCACCAAGCTGCTCGCCAGGAACCGGACCGAGAAGCGTGTCCTGATCAACACCATCGGCCCGGTCTGGGACGGCAACGAGGTGTGGCTGCTCTCGGCGGGCGGCGCGACCTTCGCTGCCTTCCCCGAGTGGTACGCGACGCTGTTCTCCGGCTTCTATCTGCCGCTGCTGCTCATCCTGATCTGCCTGATCGTGCGCGGAGTCGCCTTCGAGTACCGGGCGAAGCGGCCCGAGGAGCGCTGGCAGACCAACTGGGAACACGCGATCTTCTGGACCTCGCTGCTCCCGGCCCTGCTGTGGGGCGTGGCCTTCGGCAACATCGTGCGCGGCGTGAAGATCGACGCGCAGAAGGAGTACGTGGGCGACTTCTGGGACCTGCTCAACCCGTACTCGATCCTGGGCGGCCTGGTCACCCTCGCCCTGTTCACCTTCCACGGCGCGGTGTTCACGGCGCTGAAGACGGTGGGCGACATCCGGATGCGGGCCCGGAAGCTGGCGCTCGCCCTGGGACTGATCACGGCGGTGCTCGCGCTCGGCTTCCTCGGCTGGACCCAGGTCGACAACGGTGACGGCAAGAGCCTGGCCGCGATGATCGTGGCGGTGGTGGCCCTGGTGGCGGCCGTCGTCGCGATCCAACTCGGGCGTGAGGGCTGGTCATTCGCCTTCTCGGGGCTGACGGTCGTCGCCGCCGTGGCGATGCTCTTCCTGACGCTCTTCCCGAACGTCATGCCGTCGTCGCTGAACGAGGACTGGAGCCTCACGGTCACCAACGCCTCGTCGACGCCCTACACCTTGAAGATCATGACGTGGTGCGCGGGCATCGCGACTCCGGTCGTGCTGCTCTACCAGTCGTGGACCTACTGGGTGTTCCGCAAGCGGATCGGTACGCAGCACATCGCGCCGGACGTTCCGGTCGACGCCGCGCACTGA